The DNA region AGCAATAGAATAAAAACACATAAACCAAAGCGAGACACTGTGGAGTAATACTTGTTTTCAGAATATTTATTTATATAATGTTGGAGTCTGGATGAGTTCTATGCTTCCCTTATAAAAAGAaatgaagaaaaaaaatgaagaaTAGACCATAACCAGGATTTGGCCCCCATTCTGAATTTGTAAATAGCCTAGACGTGTTCGAGTGTTTCTATCCTGGAAGAAACTATATGTGCTACTAACTATTGATCTTTTATTCTGTTGGCCAGAGCCTTGCAATGACAAGAAAGACAATAAGTGATTTAGTATTGGCATTCAATTGGAATATGGAAATAAGCAGGTGAAAGCAGCATGTACTTACTACATACTTTATGTCCCCTTGACTCCCATCTGAAATTTTTCTGCTGATAGTGATAGTAATGTGCATGCACAGCGAAAATGACAAATTTAATTATGATGATTAACTGGGATGACGCCATTGATTTTTTTCCCCGGTTCCTATAAGTGTATAACCTCCAGGTAAAGAGAAAAGGCTGTGTTCTCCTGGCCTATATCCATGAACTCGAATTGAAGAAGAATATTAGATCTAACAAATCACCATGCTAGATTCAAACAAGAACATCCATCGAACAGGTATCAAGATCTCCTAATTCTCAACCAGCATAGCTTTCCCCTCAAACATGATCCTGTCCATACAACTTGCGGCATAAATTTCTATAAACAAAGAATGAAAGAACAGAGAAGCAGGATTGTAGCAGAACAGGGACTTTAGCTGTGGATGATGGGTTATCAGAACACAAGCCGGCAACGAATCCACCGAACCTTCCAGCAATCCATGCAGACGGCAAGAACGCGAACGGAAACAAAaagcaaaaaaagaaaagatcaaGAAAGGCTCCGTACCAGGAATAGGATACGCCAGGCGCCCGGCAGGAAGAAGCTGCGAATCACCGCAATGGCGGCAAGACGGATCGACCTGACCAGGCCCGTCGCCGGCTCGCCGCCGTGTAGAAgaggaggagaaagggaagCGCTAGAGTTGGACTGGAATTTTCCTCCCTCTCCACCAGGCTCGCTGGTCCTCACCTCCTGTCCTTTGGGGGCGCAGCAATCAACGCACACCGGCCTCCGCCGTCCGGAATGGAATCGCACGCGCTTGGCACCTTGCCGGGAGAGAAGGGATTGGTCAACCGTCTGTGGCTGGCTTCTAGATTTGTTCTACGTATTTGTGATAGAAGAAAAGTACGTTCCACATTCGTGAAAATAGTTGCATATCTTTTATTTGTGGGTGCTAGGGATGATGCACACATACATAGTACACGATACACCATCCCACATTCCCACGCACATCGGCACGTGCACCACATTCGCACACACGTATAGGAGTCCCGTCCATTACGATTTACGCATGCATAGATAAATAGCTGAAAGCATTCTTGTGTACAGAGTTCATGGGCACTAGATTTTTAAACTACAGTGGATTGAAGTTACCCCTCATGTTTCCAACACTACATGAAGAATTGAAGAGCCAGCCCTAGAAAAAGAGTGGCACGttgacaaaaaaaaaaaaatcagagaTGCAAAGTGTCTATTGTATACGCTTGTGCTATTTTCTTAGCTACTTCATTTGATCCATTGTTCTCATATCGCTCACATTGTTCTCGTCTGTGCTGATGTCAGCATTGCATTAGCATCAGTGGAGGTCCAGGAGAAAGGGAGTCGCGCGCAGAGCCGCCGCACCGCAAGCGCGCAGGCGCAGTCGCCGTACGCGCTATGGCCGATCGGCGGTCGCCGCACGGCGAGGCCGCGCCAAGTCGCCACTCGCGACTTCGCCAGGGACGTGGCGTTCATGCGACAGCTCGCACGCAGGAAACGCCGAAACGGGACGTCATTTGGAGGCCCAGATGACTTCATCAGCCCAGTCGTATACTGTGTGTACATGTACGTGGCCCCTTGGCTTTTGGGGACCAGGGCGGTTCAGGTTGAAGGCCGATTTTGGCGTAAACTGGAACGTTCGGCGGCCTTCCGGCGCCCTATCATTTCAACAATTAAATATAAATATTAGATTTAGCAGCTAAATTTACAAAGGTTAATAAAAAAAATCAATGAAGGTAACAATCGTTTGTTTTATCTATTTCAGACGACAGATGCATGTCACATAAAAAATTATCACAAAATCATAGTATATACTAATAAAAACATCGCCAGTGATACTTGTTCTATCCATTAGGAGTCTTGTTCGGCATCTTAATCATCAAACACCCGATGAAAAAACTATCTATCATCAAATACTCATTGCCAAATACATGGTGAGTATATGCCTAGACAAGACGTACCAGGTGGCTGAGTCCCTTGAGGTTCATGACGCCGGCATGGTGGGAGCAGCAGGGTACCGTCGACCATCTGGTTGATATTGCTACTggccacctccgccaccacccaCCACGGTCTCGATGGCGCCCTCGAGAAGTAGAGCAAGGGGACTATGGGTGGTGCTAGCTCGAGCGGCTACGGGTGGCACGACAACTTCTTTCTCAGTGTGGCATCCTTCGTTGCCAACGGCGGATCTGAGCAGCGGTAGAAATTCGAGTGATGGGAAAGAGTGCAGAGAGAGAGTAGCCGGGCGAGAGAGGAACCGAGAAGGCGAGGGATGAGAAAAGATAAGGTGAGGGCCTACCACATGCCACCTGACGTGCGGGCCAGCAGTTGCAACCCCGCTCTTTCCCGGGGACTTCTATTCTCAGCGCGCGTGATCGGCTACTATGCTATCGCAGAGCATGTGTCTGAAAGAATCTAGAGGTCGATTAAAGGGGAGTGAATAGTCGAAAGTAAAAATTTACGAACACTTAAAACAATTCTGTCAGTAACTTTTGGAGTCTCCGGATATTTGTCCAGAATCTCCACAACTTTCGGAGATTTCGAAGAAATGTCTAGATACTTCGGAGAAATGTGCTGAAATCAAACTCGACCAAACAAACCTtaaccaaaagtagatcgaaGGACTTTTCAAAACtcaaccaaaagtagatcgaaGGACTTTTCAAAATTTATGGGCTTGTTTCTACCCTTTGCTCCAACCGCCTACAAGCAAAACCTTCGTAACAAGTAGATCAAGAGAAAACTCTAGAATTCTAGCAAGCAACAAGAATTTTAACAAATTATAAAGTAAACGCACAAGGATAGAAGGACTTGTTTCCCAAAATTCAGCTCCCCAAGAGGAacctacgtctccgttgaggcaCCCAAGAAGACCACTTTCTTCTTGAGCTATGAAGCTTTTTCTTAGCTACCCATAGCTAAAATCACTTACTAGAATATCGGGGTGGTTACAAACATACCGGGACACACCATAGGCTTAGATGCTCAACGGGCGATGCCTAGCCGGCTAGGATCTTGAAGCTCTAAGAGTAACAAATATGAAATCCATCGACTTGACAAAGAACGaagtgctcaagagatggaaaaTCAGCTCACTAGCACTCTCACTTGCTCTTCCTTCAATTTCCCCTCAATTCTTTGGAAGTCAAAGGAGTGAGTTAGGAGAGCTCTTGAATGCTCAGAAATGAGGCATGTGAGTTTTTTGACGGGGAGAGAGAGTTAATGTGGAGGGGGtgaggggtatttatacccctgcTTCCAAAACTAGACGTTAGCATGTTATTGGCAGGTTAAGTTCCGAAGACTCTGAAGAATTCTTCGAAGATTCCAGACAACACTTCGGAGACTCGGAGATGTACGAGACTCCTCACGTGTCTGGACTCCGGACACATTCCGCAGAACACCCCATGTCCGGAGACTCTAGAAAACTTTCGGAAACTCCGGATATTTTTGCAGAAAACACTCCAAAGATATTCTAAGTGTTATGTGAATGCAAAGGTGTCTCTTATAGGTTTGTTAGATCATCTTGAGCACCTTATTCTACGCAAAGCAAATACATTTCATGTCCCTCTTGATACCTCTTGATAATACGAtattcctatactcaatttcaaaatataaACAAATTAGATCCTTATGATTCTTCGCTTTACaattttcatttcctttttggtaGTCATCTCTTTTCAATTATTCATTTATCACCTGTTGTACCTGCTCATCGTGCATATAGATAGCATTAGTCACATATATCACTAAGCGGGCCTACATGTTCTTTGAGTGTCCACCACTGCTCCATGCGAAGATCATGTATTGCAGAAAGAGTTAGGATTCTAAAACATGAATATTGTttgaaaataaataaaaatgcTGAACAGAAAAATATTCCGAATATACTCCATAAAAAATAGAAGCGGGTCCGAAAATAAGAAAATTTTCCAGAATAAGATATAATATTTAAAAAAGAAATTATTTTAGAGTaaataaaaatatttaaaaaatattATTTAAATATAGGCAAGTGTGGTCTAGTTTTGAAGATCTCAATATAAGAAACACAATGGTGTAATTGAAATTTAATGTGAATAACTGGTTTGTGAAATAgagtttttttttgtttggatGAGCATTGCACGGAAATTGAGATGAGGTAAGGCGCAGCAAATCCATTGCGACATGTCCCTCACGCTCTCTCCCCTCACGCGCTGATCGACGGCTCTCTTCCCTCACGTGCTGATCGACACGCGTTGATTTCCGGCCGTGAAGCGCGGAGAGGAGACCAAACAAGTGTCATTTAATCATTTCAATTCCAATAAGATAAGAGCTTGGTCTAGACTACaaataaatttttttaaaaaataaaaaattatccAAGTGCTGTTTAAATTTGTTCAGATTTGATGTAATTGTCTGGGCCTCAACATCAATATAATTTCATTTACTGGGATGGCAAAGAAGAGGCCTTATGATATCAATATTTCATTTACTGGGATGGCAAATAAGACTAAAATTCGACCAAATTTGCCGAAATATTATACCCTTCATTCCTTTGGGTTGGGGGTCTGACTGACACCCAATTACCAATGATGAAATTCTCTTGAAGTACAACGTCTGGACTCTGGATGTACCGTTTGATTACATGAACAGGTCTGAGTATGAACAAGTAATACATTATTTGTTATTCATTCATTTCTGTTTGACTGTCAATAACTCAACACCCCACTACCTGTCTATTTTCCTTCCTTGAAAGCTATACGAAATAACTCTTATCTTAGGAGGGCTTGATACTCCATAACTGGCTTAAGTAGTAATTAGTGACGGCAGAGGGGTGACCTCAGGAACCAAGGGCCCACTGATGACATCGTTAGCATGGTCAGTTTTTGCATCTTCTGCCCAAATGTTAGCAGTTTTGATGTCATCTTTTGTCATCAACTCAGAGTACTCCTCATGGTTGTAAACCACATCGTTCTTGCCCCCAAACTCAACAGGAAGGACTTTTGGGTCAATGTACTTGTGCATGACCTTCATGCTCTCCTCATCCTTCAGGTACACGAACTTCACCTTCTCGATCGATCTTGGGTCAAGGAAATACTTGATAACCTGAAAGAATTCGCGACATTTAGGTTGCAAAAGAAAACGGCACCATTTTTATCTATTGCAACTCCGTATTTTTGTTTTGAATCTTTGTAAATATTTTTTGAGTGAACTTGGAAAATATTTTGTCAAACGAACAATATTAGTGAATATAGACATACATAACATTGGGGGAAGATTAAGAGCCTTTACCTTCCAAAACGCTTCGAATACTTTCGGGGGATTAAATAGAAGTGCAACGGCCAGCCTCTCAGGGTAATGATTTTGCAGGATATTTGCAGTTTCTCGGGCAGTCTTTATAGGAACAGCATTTGCCATTGTCCATCCTGTGAAGTCTATCAGCCAGACCATTTTCTCTTGACCTTCAGGCAGGTTCAGGACAGCATTCTCTAAAGTATATACAAGGAACCGTATCTGCCCTTCATGAACCGATGTATTCTAAAATTCAAAAACAATAAACAGATAAAATATGACCTTGGCCTAGAGACAGCAAGTGTTTTCCAAAGAAAAAAACAGAGAATATCAAGGGTATAATAGTTTTAAAAAAGGACTTCTATCTTGCCTGCTTTGCCGGTGCCATAACAATAACAGTTCGCCGCTCTCTATCTTGAAAACTTGCCCTGTACATTTTACCTGTTTCCGCTTCAACAGAAACTTCAGGCTAAAATGCAGTAAAAATGATGTCAAATCACCTGGTCAAGAATCAGAAAACAAAATAACTTGGGCAATACACGCAAATAGCCAAGGACAATGAGAAAGAACAGATTTACCCAGCGAATATCTTCCGGCCTGTAAGCTGCCCTCCACTTGAGACTTTCTTCCAACATTTTTCTAGCCTTGGCAACATTCCAGTTGCGGGCTTCTAGATATCTTGCCAAGCATGCTACAGTGCAGTACTTCTCACCGCGGGCAGACAAAGGCCCAAGTGCATCTTTCAGTTCATTGATCTGCTCGTTCGTGGTGGTTGTGTGAGAAATTGACGAGGAAACACTATGCTGCTGTTTGAAGCCATGTATTTTGTATTTCTAATAGTTCCACAATCTTACGTTTAGAAATTACCTTTGCTTTTCGCTGATCTGCATCAGTAGAATCGAAATGAGAGGTGTGCCTTCTCCTAAACATGGTTTCTTTCACTACCAGCGCCGCTCAACCCTTAAATGGATGGCACATGTAGTGAATTTTTTGTATACAAATGACTAACAGCAGACCAAATTCATTCCCAAAGGCATAATACAAAAGTACAAAACAGTAATTATGCCAATTGCAAAGCAATACACTTGAATGAAATTTACTTGTTCCAATGCAAACATCAGAAATAACATAATATAGTTGCATATTACTGGTTCGTATGCAGAGTACTACTGTTTCAGAATATTTACACAGAGGCGTTTCTGCATACCAAAATAAATACACACACGTGTTCAATTGTTTCTAGTAACTACCAAAACAGCAAGGACATCTCCCCCTTTAGCTGATCCACAATTATGTATTTGTTCTGTTATTATGTACCTAGGCCACAACCTTTACATGCCTTGATGAGGTAACCAGCAATACCAGACCAAACCATGTAAAAGACAAGTAATTCACTGGACTTGGCAATTGGCATCCATTAGTAGTATGGAAATGAGCAGGTACAAGCAGCACCTTCTTATTCCTGGAGTTATGGTATGTCCCCTTCACTATCAGCTTGCAAGCTTCTGTTTGCTACATTGACAGCGAAAGCGTGAAAACAATAATCTATTACGTAACACTATGTTCGTAAAAGGACGACCTCAATTAAGCAGCTGATTCTATTGAATGTCCGGATCGTTACTTGGGAGTTAAGGAGAAAGGCTCATCTACCTAACATCTGCCTGCGCATCAGAAACAATAGATCTAACAAGACGAAAAAAATGGTATGATGCAACCAAGAACTGAAGAACATGAGTTCCACAGGTAGGCGCCATCAAGATCTCTGCGTCTCTATAGTCTATAGCTGTTCGGCGAACCTGCACAGTGCCATCTTTTTCCTCAAAAGATGATCCTTTATCCTCTCTTTTTTCTTAACGAACTGGTCACGTTCATCATTAAGAGGCTTCATTAAGAGGGAGAAAGATGATCCTTTCCTCATACCACTAATTAAGAGGTAGAAAAGGGCTTTGGACGGACGATCACAGGGAAATAAACAAGAGACCAGGCTTTGGACCTACGATTTGCCATGCCACAGGACAAAAAAGAAGACTCCATACCAGAGCAACAACAAGAACAAGAACAGAGCAGCGGATCGAGGAAGGCTCCATACTAGGATACGCAAGAAGGCAGGAGCCCCCGGGAGCTGCGATTCGTAGCGCACAGGCGGCAAGACTAGCCTGGCCAGGGCcgccggcgaagaagaagaagaaaaggcgAAGGGAGGGAGCTGGCGCTATGAGTTGGACTGGAATTTTCTTTCCTCCCTCTCCAGTCTCCACCACGCTCGCCggtcctctcctctcctcctgtcCTCCCGAGCCCCGAGGGCGCAGGAATCAACGGGCCCGCGCCGAGaccgagggagggagggagggggactTCTAGAAGTTCGCCGATCAGAGCAGTGCGCTTTCGTGGAGGCCCGGAGGAGGCGAGAGGAGTTATTTCTTTCTTGAAAAGTAGGAGACGAGAGGGT from Panicum hallii strain FIL2 chromosome 9, PHallii_v3.1, whole genome shotgun sequence includes:
- the LOC112878232 gene encoding phosphatidylinositol transfer protein PDR16-like, which translates into the protein MFRRRHTSHFDSTDADQRKAKINELKDALGPLSARGEKYCTVACLARYLEARNWNVAKARKMLEESLKWRAAYRPEDIRWPEVSVEAETGKMYRASFQDRERRTVIVMAPAKQNTSVHEGQIRFLVYTLENAVLNLPEGQEKMVWLIDFTGWTMANAVPIKTARETANILQNHYPERLAVALLFNPPKVFEAFWKVIKYFLDPRSIEKVKFVYLKDEESMKVMHKYIDPKVLPVEFGGKNDVVYNHEEYSELMTKDDIKTANIWAEDAKTDHANDVISGPLVPEVTPLPSLITT